A genomic segment from Triticum dicoccoides isolate Atlit2015 ecotype Zavitan chromosome 1A, WEW_v2.0, whole genome shotgun sequence encodes:
- the LOC119355771 gene encoding protein MAIN-LIKE 2-like: MADGDGPWYDGLIDEWDKEHRARAIENGQVVVAMRMRGHSADDFDYDPRYEPYIRRLGLLPFVLQFKRRAPPVNHAALTALVDRWRPETHSFHLPCGELTMTLQDMAMISGLPINGQAVTGRVSVGNWRERTADLIGVQPEDPQEGKADTAKVRHSWLKLVRGNTNPCPQDANDVVVQQYARAYLWYVLTKVVFSDATGNSALWMFLEPLNNWDTQYSWA; encoded by the exons ATGGCGGATGGTGATGGACCTTGGTATGACGGATTAATCGAtgagtgggataaggagcatcgtgctcgTGCCATTGAGAATGGACAG GTTGTAGTTgctatgcgcatgaggggtcattCCGCTGATGACTTTGATTACGACCCGCGGTATGAGCCTTACATTCGGAGATTGGGTCTTCTCCCATTCGTGTTGCAGTTTAAGCGACGCGCTCCGCCGGTGAACCACGCGGCGCTGACCGCACTTGTGGATCGTTGGAGGCCAGAGACTCACTCGTTCCACCTTCCATGTGGGGAGCTGACGATGACCCTACAGGACATGGCTATGATAAGCGGCCTTCCTATCAACGGACAAGCTGTTACCGGTCGTGTCAGCGTGGGTAATTGGCGAGAACGGACTGCCGATTTAATTGGCGTTCAGCCCGAGGACCCTCAGGAAGGCAAGGCCGATACCGCAAAAGTGAGGCATTCTTGGCTAAAACTGGTCAGAGGAAACACCAACCCGTGCCCTCAAGATGCCAATGACGTGGTTGTGCAGCAGTACGCGCGGGCCTATCTTTGGTATGTACTAACCAAGGTAGTCTTCTCAGATGCAACTGGGAACTCAGCCCTCTGGATGTTCTTGGAGCCACTTAATAACTGGGATACCCAGTATAGCTGGG CTTGA